In Prescottella soli, a genomic segment contains:
- a CDS encoding phosphatase PAP2 family protein, whose product MSSASEVRILQTVQGTIGSKPAVVRAARGLSHFGEHALGWVAVAGVGAALDKPRRRRWAGVAVGAVGAHAASIVIKRVVRRPRPNDPSVQVNVSTPSKLSFPSSHATSTTAAAVLLGRLTGLPLPAVLVPPMLISRLVLGVHYPTDVLAGSALGAVSAAAVLRAEQKFGVK is encoded by the coding sequence GTGTCTTCGGCATCTGAGGTCCGGATCCTGCAGACCGTGCAGGGCACGATCGGCTCCAAGCCGGCCGTGGTCCGGGCGGCGCGCGGACTGTCGCACTTCGGTGAGCACGCCCTCGGCTGGGTCGCCGTCGCGGGTGTCGGTGCCGCGCTGGACAAGCCGCGCCGCCGCCGCTGGGCCGGTGTCGCCGTCGGCGCCGTCGGCGCCCACGCGGCGTCGATCGTCATCAAGCGTGTCGTCCGCCGCCCCCGCCCGAACGACCCGTCCGTACAGGTCAACGTGTCGACGCCGAGCAAGCTGAGCTTCCCGTCGTCGCACGCCACGTCCACCACTGCGGCGGCTGTACTTCTCGGTCGGCTCACCGGGCTACCCTTGCCTGCGGTACTGGTCCCGCCGATGCTGATTTCGCGCCTGGTTCTGGGCGTGCACTACCCGACCGATGTCCTGGCCGGGTCGGCACTCGGCGCCGTGTCCGCGGCTGCCGTGCTGCGGGCCGAGCAGAAGTTTGGAGTGAAATGA
- a CDS encoding decaprenyl-phosphate phosphoribosyltransferase, whose protein sequence is MSEEPAVVTGPPKTLAGGIVKAVRPRQWVKNVLVLAAPLAAGSVTEVDVLLPVALAFVVFCMAASGIYLVNDAMDVEADRAHPTKRFRPIAAGVLPVNLAYGMAFVLLAGSIVLSFAANWQLAVVMAVYIAIQLAYCFGLKHQAVLDICIVSSGFLLRAIAGGVAAEIPLSQWFLLIMAFGSLFMAAGKRYAELQLAERTGAKIRKALQNYTGTYLRFVWTLSATAVVICYGLWAFEQDRANDTNWFAISMVPFTIAILRYAVDVDGGEAGEPEEIALGDRVLQFLAIAWIGVVGVAVYLV, encoded by the coding sequence ATGAGCGAGGAGCCGGCGGTCGTCACCGGACCCCCGAAGACCCTGGCCGGCGGCATCGTCAAGGCCGTCCGCCCGCGGCAGTGGGTCAAGAACGTGCTCGTGCTCGCGGCGCCGCTCGCGGCCGGGTCCGTCACCGAGGTCGACGTCCTGCTGCCGGTCGCGCTCGCGTTCGTCGTGTTCTGCATGGCGGCGTCGGGCATCTACCTCGTCAACGACGCGATGGACGTCGAGGCCGACCGGGCTCACCCGACCAAGCGGTTCCGGCCCATCGCGGCCGGGGTGCTGCCGGTCAACCTGGCCTACGGCATGGCGTTCGTCCTGCTGGCCGGCTCGATTGTGCTGTCGTTCGCCGCGAACTGGCAGCTCGCCGTCGTCATGGCCGTGTACATCGCGATCCAGCTGGCGTACTGCTTCGGCCTCAAGCATCAGGCTGTGCTCGACATCTGCATCGTCTCGTCGGGCTTCCTGCTGCGCGCGATCGCCGGTGGTGTCGCCGCCGAGATCCCGCTGTCGCAGTGGTTCCTGCTGATCATGGCGTTCGGGTCGCTGTTCATGGCGGCCGGCAAGCGGTACGCCGAGCTGCAGCTGGCCGAGCGCACGGGCGCGAAGATCCGCAAGGCCCTGCAGAACTACACCGGCACCTACCTGCGCTTCGTGTGGACGCTGTCGGCCACCGCCGTCGTGATCTGCTACGGCCTGTGGGCGTTCGAGCAGGATCGCGCCAACGACACCAACTGGTTCGCGATCTCGATGGTGCCCTTCACGATCGCTATCCTGCGTTACGCCGTTGACGTCGATGGGGGCGAGGCGGGGGAGCCGGAAGAGATTGCACTGGGCGACCGGGTGCTCCAGTTCCTCGCGATTGCCTGGATCGGAGTAGTAGGTGTCGCTGTCTACCTCGTCTGA
- a CDS encoding alpha/beta hydrolase, with product MRLARPRLSQRLKQRLLGISAVALVLPMAAGVAGTAVASAAPVAHRAPAGGYEEVFVDSSMGPIKVQIQWAARGGNAALYLLDGLRARDDRNAWSFETNALDQYRNDNLTLVMPVGGQSSFYTDWYAPSNLNGQKITYKWETFLTKELPAYLETRGVSRSNNGVLGLSMGGSAALTLAAYHRDQFKFAASFSGYLNISAPGMREAIRVAMLDSGRYNVDSMWGPPWSPAWLRNDPFVFAPKLEGLSMYISAASGLPGQYDHPSKAIDYYNTANAMGLEAISLINTRAFQVRLASLKIPATYSFPANGTHSWAYWSAELWKARGQILDTLNAW from the coding sequence ATGCGTTTAGCTCGACCAAGGCTGTCGCAGCGTCTCAAGCAGCGCCTACTCGGTATCTCCGCCGTCGCGCTCGTTCTGCCGATGGCAGCCGGAGTCGCCGGCACGGCGGTCGCCTCGGCCGCACCGGTCGCCCATCGGGCGCCCGCCGGTGGCTACGAGGAAGTCTTCGTCGACTCGAGCATGGGCCCGATCAAGGTCCAGATCCAGTGGGCCGCCCGCGGAGGCAACGCCGCCCTGTACCTGCTCGACGGACTGCGCGCTCGCGACGATCGCAACGCTTGGAGCTTCGAGACCAACGCGCTCGACCAGTACCGCAACGACAACCTCACCCTGGTGATGCCCGTCGGCGGTCAGTCGAGCTTCTACACGGACTGGTACGCGCCCAGCAACCTGAACGGCCAGAAGATCACCTACAAGTGGGAGACCTTCCTCACGAAGGAGCTTCCGGCGTACCTCGAGACCCGCGGTGTCTCGCGCAGCAACAACGGTGTCCTCGGCCTGTCGATGGGTGGCTCGGCCGCGCTGACCCTGGCCGCCTACCACCGCGACCAGTTCAAGTTCGCCGCTTCGTTCTCCGGCTACCTGAACATCTCCGCGCCGGGCATGCGTGAGGCCATCCGTGTCGCGATGCTCGACTCCGGCCGCTACAACGTCGACTCGATGTGGGGACCGCCGTGGAGCCCGGCGTGGCTGCGCAACGACCCGTTCGTCTTCGCGCCGAAGCTCGAGGGCTTGTCGATGTACATCTCGGCGGCCAGCGGCCTGCCCGGTCAGTACGACCACCCGAGCAAGGCCATCGACTACTACAACACCGCCAACGCGATGGGTCTCGAGGCGATCTCGCTGATCAACACCCGCGCCTTCCAGGTTCGCCTCGCGTCGCTGAAGATCCCCGCCACCTACAGCTTCCCTGCCAACGGCACCCACTCCTGGGCGTACTGGTCGGCCGAGCTGTGGAAGGCCCGCGGCCAGATCCTCGACACCCTCAACGCCTGGTGA
- the zomB gene encoding flagellar motor control protein ZomB, producing MEPRPQGAWISRAVFVGGVVLTALLFAWGAWQRRWIADDGLIVLRTVRNLLAGNGPVFNAGERVEANTSTLWTYLVYAFGWITQARLEYVVLGLALVLSVSAVVLAMIGTARLYRARFRGGVVLLLPAGAIVYIAVPPARDFATSGLESCLVIFWLALVWLLLVRWAQNPAPSWRSVLLLAFVAGLGPLVRPEMAIVGGLALLLVFLAPIGWKLRAWIVAAAGLAPVAYQIWRMGYYALPYPNTAVSKDAGGAKWSQGFAYLWNLVGPYVLWLPLLLLAVAVAMAWWREPARPADRPERDVDHSAGGVWARYSRRLHSPVAVVVFILGCGLILAIYSIRVGGDFMHGRVLLPALFCFLIPISVIPIRVLPRSEWGRNNATLAFAVSAVAWLATMVWAIAAANTVGMPAGSAVGKSGIVDERAFYSLNTGHRHPILAEDYLDYPRMRAMVQAIADTPDGGLLLPTPSFTNWDVVPPPVPIPEGGAGHTVYFLNLGMTSMNVGLDVKVLDQMGLAYPIAAHTERLEGGRIGHDKVLYPDWVVADTGMVPVHPWLPWYLDEDWVAQARVALTCPETVELKESYSSELDWPLFKRNLRNALDYAGYRFDRVPKYEIQRCDLEMPEPLGNR from the coding sequence GTGGAGCCGCGCCCGCAGGGCGCCTGGATCTCCCGTGCGGTGTTCGTCGGCGGTGTCGTGCTCACAGCACTCCTGTTCGCGTGGGGTGCGTGGCAACGACGGTGGATCGCCGACGACGGGTTGATCGTGCTCCGCACGGTCCGGAACCTGCTCGCCGGCAACGGTCCCGTGTTCAACGCAGGCGAGCGGGTGGAGGCCAACACCAGCACGCTGTGGACGTACCTCGTCTACGCCTTCGGGTGGATCACCCAGGCCCGGCTCGAGTACGTGGTGCTCGGCCTCGCGCTCGTGCTGTCGGTGTCCGCGGTCGTCCTGGCGATGATCGGCACCGCCCGCCTGTACCGGGCACGCTTCCGCGGCGGTGTCGTGCTGCTGCTCCCGGCGGGCGCGATCGTGTACATCGCGGTTCCTCCCGCCCGCGACTTCGCGACGTCCGGGCTCGAGAGCTGCCTCGTGATCTTCTGGCTGGCGCTGGTGTGGCTGCTGCTGGTCCGGTGGGCGCAGAACCCCGCGCCGTCGTGGCGGTCGGTCCTACTGCTGGCGTTCGTCGCCGGTCTGGGACCGCTGGTCCGGCCCGAGATGGCGATCGTCGGAGGCCTCGCGCTGCTGCTGGTCTTCCTCGCGCCCATCGGCTGGAAGCTGCGCGCGTGGATCGTCGCGGCCGCGGGTCTCGCTCCGGTCGCGTACCAGATCTGGCGCATGGGCTACTACGCCCTGCCCTACCCGAACACCGCTGTCTCCAAGGACGCGGGCGGCGCCAAGTGGTCCCAGGGATTCGCCTACCTGTGGAATCTGGTGGGGCCATACGTGCTGTGGCTGCCGCTCCTGCTGCTCGCGGTCGCGGTCGCCATGGCGTGGTGGCGCGAGCCCGCCCGTCCCGCGGACCGTCCGGAACGTGATGTGGATCACTCCGCGGGGGGCGTGTGGGCGCGATACTCGCGGCGACTGCATTCCCCGGTGGCCGTTGTCGTCTTCATTCTCGGGTGTGGATTGATCCTCGCGATCTATTCGATTCGCGTCGGCGGCGATTTCATGCACGGCCGTGTTCTGCTCCCCGCACTCTTCTGTTTCCTCATTCCGATCTCGGTCATACCGATTCGCGTTCTGCCGCGTTCGGAATGGGGGCGAAACAATGCGACGCTCGCGTTTGCGGTTTCCGCGGTCGCGTGGCTGGCCACGATGGTGTGGGCAATCGCCGCCGCGAACACGGTCGGCATGCCCGCCGGGTCGGCCGTCGGGAAGTCCGGCATCGTCGACGAGCGCGCGTTCTACTCGCTCAACACGGGCCACCGGCACCCCATCCTCGCCGAGGACTACCTCGACTACCCGCGGATGCGCGCGATGGTCCAGGCCATCGCCGACACCCCGGACGGCGGCCTGCTGCTCCCGACGCCGTCGTTCACGAACTGGGACGTCGTCCCGCCGCCCGTGCCGATCCCCGAGGGCGGTGCAGGGCACACCGTCTACTTCCTCAACCTCGGCATGACGAGCATGAATGTCGGTCTGGACGTGAAAGTCCTGGACCAGATGGGTCTCGCGTATCCGATTGCGGCGCATACCGAGCGACTCGAGGGCGGTCGGATCGGTCACGACAAGGTGCTCTACCCGGACTGGGTGGTCGCCGACACCGGAATGGTCCCGGTCCACCCCTGGCTGCCGTGGTACCTCGACGAGGACTGGGTGGCCCAGGCTCGGGTGGCCCTCACGTGCCCCGAGACGGTGGAGCTGAAGGAGTCCTACAGCTCCGAGTTGGACTGGCCCCTCTTCAAGCGAAATCTGCGGAATGCCCTCGATTACGCCGGCTATCGATTCGACCGGGTCCCGAAGTACGAGATCCAGCGCTGCGACCTCGAGATGCCCGAGCCGCTGGGTAATCGCTGA
- the fadD32 gene encoding long-chain-fatty-acid--AMP ligase FadD32, which produces MNAMFDDYLDEQGQIRLTPGHTLVDYVDDHTRNNASELVYRYIDYSRERDGEAHELTWGQFGLRLRAVAARLQQVTQPGDRVAILAPQGLDYVTSFFAAIHAGRIAVPLFDPDEPGHTDRLHAVLGDCEPAAILTATSSAAGVRQFFRSLPAAKRPRIIAVDAIPDSVGETWVRPEVGLDDIAYLQYTSGSTRTPAGVEITHRGVATNVLQMVDSIGLSEHSRGVTWLPLYHDMGLLTVILPALGGQYITIMSPRAFVARPHRWIKELAAVADGAGTYAAAPNFAFEHAAVRGLPKEGEHLDLSNVIGLINGSEPVTVSSMRKFNEAFAPYGLPKTAIKPSYGMAEATLFVSTTHPAEEAKVIYVDRDELNAGRMVQVDQDAPGAVAQVACGEVSRSQWAAIVDPDTASERPEGHVGEIWLHGDNIGQGYWGRERETAETFHNKLLERLPAGSHADGAADDANWLRTGDYGVYVDGELYITGRVKDLVIVDGRNHYPQDLEYSAQEASAALRPGFVAAFAVPANQLPAQVFENSHSGLAFDQDDASEQLVIVAERAPGAGKADPQPIADTVRAAISSRHGVTARDVLLVPAGSIPRTSSGKLARRACKAAYVEGTLRGGHVQMAFPDSISD; this is translated from the coding sequence ATGAACGCAATGTTCGACGACTACCTCGACGAACAGGGCCAGATTCGGCTCACGCCGGGTCACACGTTGGTCGACTATGTCGACGACCACACGCGCAACAACGCAAGCGAGCTGGTGTACCGCTACATCGACTACTCGCGTGAGCGCGACGGTGAGGCTCACGAGCTGACGTGGGGTCAGTTCGGTCTGCGTCTTCGTGCCGTCGCGGCGCGCCTGCAGCAGGTGACCCAGCCCGGTGACCGCGTCGCGATCCTCGCGCCGCAGGGCCTGGACTACGTCACGTCCTTCTTCGCGGCCATCCACGCCGGACGGATCGCCGTCCCGCTGTTCGATCCGGACGAGCCCGGTCACACCGACCGCCTCCACGCGGTCCTCGGCGACTGCGAGCCGGCCGCGATCCTGACCGCGACGTCGTCCGCCGCTGGAGTGCGTCAGTTCTTCCGCTCGCTGCCCGCCGCGAAGCGTCCCCGGATCATTGCCGTGGACGCGATCCCGGACAGCGTCGGAGAGACCTGGGTCCGTCCCGAGGTCGGCCTCGACGACATCGCGTACCTGCAGTACACGTCCGGCTCCACCCGCACCCCGGCGGGCGTCGAGATCACGCACCGCGGCGTCGCCACCAACGTGCTGCAGATGGTCGACTCCATCGGTCTGAGCGAGCACTCGCGCGGCGTCACCTGGCTGCCGCTGTACCACGACATGGGCCTGCTGACGGTGATCCTGCCCGCGCTGGGCGGCCAGTACATCACGATCATGAGCCCCCGCGCGTTCGTGGCGCGTCCGCACCGCTGGATCAAGGAACTTGCCGCGGTCGCCGACGGCGCCGGCACCTATGCGGCGGCACCGAACTTCGCGTTCGAGCACGCCGCCGTCCGGGGCCTGCCCAAGGAGGGCGAGCACCTCGACCTGAGCAACGTCATCGGCCTGATCAACGGCAGCGAGCCGGTGACCGTGTCGTCGATGCGCAAGTTCAACGAGGCGTTCGCGCCCTACGGTCTGCCCAAGACCGCGATCAAGCCGTCGTACGGCATGGCCGAGGCCACGCTGTTCGTGTCCACGACCCATCCGGCCGAGGAAGCCAAGGTCATCTACGTCGACCGCGACGAGCTCAACGCCGGCCGCATGGTCCAGGTCGACCAGGACGCGCCCGGTGCGGTCGCGCAGGTCGCCTGCGGCGAGGTCTCGCGTAGCCAGTGGGCTGCCATCGTCGACCCCGACACCGCGTCGGAGCGCCCCGAGGGGCATGTCGGCGAGATCTGGCTGCACGGCGACAACATCGGCCAGGGCTACTGGGGTCGTGAGCGGGAGACCGCGGAGACCTTCCACAACAAGCTGCTCGAGCGGCTGCCCGCGGGCTCGCACGCCGACGGCGCCGCCGACGACGCCAACTGGCTGCGCACCGGCGACTACGGCGTCTACGTGGACGGCGAGCTGTACATCACCGGCCGCGTCAAGGACCTGGTGATCGTCGACGGACGCAACCACTACCCGCAGGACCTCGAGTACTCGGCTCAGGAGGCCAGCGCCGCGCTGCGCCCCGGCTTCGTCGCCGCGTTCGCGGTGCCGGCCAACCAGCTGCCGGCTCAGGTGTTCGAGAACTCGCACTCGGGACTGGCTTTCGACCAGGACGATGCGTCCGAGCAGTTGGTCATCGTCGCGGAGCGTGCTCCGGGCGCTGGCAAGGCGGATCCGCAGCCCATCGCGGACACCGTTCGCGCTGCCATCTCGTCGCGTCACGGCGTCACCGCGCGCGACGTGCTGTTGGTCCCGGCCGGCTCGATTCCGCGTACGTCCAGCGGAAAGCTGGCGCGCCGCGCCTGCAAGGCGGCGTACGTCGAGGGCACGCTGCGCGGCGGTCACGTCCAGATGGCGTTCCCCGACAGCATTTCCGACTAG
- a CDS encoding alpha/beta hydrolase-fold protein, giving the protein MRVGLERPQRRDRAGGGWRKRALGFAAAALVLPIAAGLTSGGTAVAQSLGTPDSPSVTQTAVGSVNRVDWLSDRRVAVWVNSPSMGIPIQVQLLLARDWNAKPDAKFPVVYMLDGMRARDDENGWTIETDAESFFADKNVNVVLPVGGQSSFYADWMDQNNGQNYKWETFLTKELPPILENDWRSTQTRGVVGLSMGGTSAMMLAARNQGFFKFAGSLSGILTTTTLGMPQAISFAMQDAGGFDATAMWGNPTNDEWAAHDPYLLADKLKGMSLYISSGSGTTGPYDQPSAIPGISTNYAGMGLEILSRLTSQTFTTKLRKLNIPATVNYRPSGTHSWPYWEFELHQLWPQLAGALGVEVDKPACSPSGAFAPVANGNNWIGDCLTGQYSVAGGTAQDFRHGRIFSSGDGTHPVAGRIGGAYQAAGGPAGVLGMPTTDEIALNDGRGRLNHFQKGSIYWTPQTGAHAVSGPIRDEWAKQGWERGPLGYPTADQIKTPGKEGLVQSFEIGAMYWNPQTGTNAVQGLIMKKYSELGYENGWLGFPATSENVIKDGGRFNRFQNGNIYWSPASGAWSVKNGPVFDAWASAGYENGRLGFPISDQFDIAGGVQQNFQHGVITVKGGKAVIG; this is encoded by the coding sequence ATGCGAGTAGGTCTCGAGCGGCCCCAGCGCCGCGATAGAGCAGGGGGTGGGTGGCGCAAGCGGGCGCTCGGCTTCGCCGCGGCCGCGCTCGTGCTGCCGATCGCCGCGGGCCTGACGTCGGGTGGCACTGCTGTCGCGCAGTCGCTCGGCACGCCCGACTCGCCTTCCGTCACGCAGACCGCGGTCGGATCGGTAAACCGCGTCGACTGGCTCTCCGACCGCCGCGTCGCGGTGTGGGTCAACTCGCCGTCGATGGGCATCCCGATCCAGGTTCAGCTGCTGCTGGCCCGGGACTGGAACGCCAAGCCCGACGCCAAGTTCCCGGTCGTCTACATGCTCGACGGCATGCGCGCGCGCGACGACGAGAACGGCTGGACCATCGAGACCGACGCCGAGTCGTTCTTCGCCGACAAGAACGTCAACGTCGTGCTGCCGGTCGGCGGCCAGTCCAGCTTCTACGCCGACTGGATGGACCAGAACAACGGGCAGAACTACAAGTGGGAGACGTTCCTCACCAAGGAACTCCCGCCGATCCTCGAGAACGACTGGCGCAGCACCCAGACCCGTGGCGTCGTCGGCCTGTCCATGGGCGGCACGTCCGCGATGATGCTGGCGGCGCGTAACCAGGGCTTCTTCAAGTTCGCCGGTTCGCTGTCGGGCATCCTGACGACCACCACGCTCGGTATGCCGCAGGCCATCTCGTTCGCCATGCAGGATGCCGGTGGATTCGACGCCACCGCGATGTGGGGCAACCCCACGAACGACGAGTGGGCGGCACACGATCCGTACCTGCTGGCCGACAAGCTCAAGGGGATGAGCCTCTACATCTCCAGCGGTAGCGGCACCACCGGCCCGTACGATCAGCCGTCGGCCATCCCGGGCATCAGCACCAACTACGCCGGCATGGGTCTCGAGATCCTGTCGCGTCTGACGTCGCAGACGTTCACCACCAAGCTGCGGAAGCTGAACATCCCGGCGACCGTGAACTACCGTCCGTCGGGCACCCATTCGTGGCCGTACTGGGAGTTCGAGCTGCACCAGCTGTGGCCGCAGCTCGCGGGCGCACTCGGTGTCGAGGTCGACAAGCCGGCCTGCAGCCCGTCCGGTGCCTTCGCGCCGGTGGCCAACGGCAACAACTGGATCGGCGACTGCCTCACCGGTCAGTACTCGGTGGCGGGCGGAACCGCGCAGGACTTCCGCCATGGGCGAATCTTCAGCTCGGGCGACGGCACCCACCCGGTCGCGGGTCGTATCGGCGGCGCCTACCAGGCTGCGGGTGGACCGGCCGGCGTCCTCGGAATGCCGACCACCGACGAGATCGCACTCAATGACGGCCGTGGCCGCCTCAACCACTTCCAGAAAGGCTCGATCTACTGGACGCCGCAGACCGGTGCACACGCCGTGAGCGGTCCCATCAGGGACGAGTGGGCCAAGCAGGGCTGGGAACGCGGTCCGCTCGGATACCCGACCGCCGACCAGATCAAGACCCCGGGCAAGGAGGGGCTGGTCCAGAGCTTCGAAATCGGGGCCATGTACTGGAACCCGCAGACCGGCACCAACGCTGTGCAAGGTCTGATCATGAAGAAGTACTCCGAACTGGGTTACGAGAACGGCTGGCTCGGCTTCCCGGCGACCAGCGAGAACGTCATCAAGGACGGCGGCCGCTTCAACCGCTTCCAGAACGGCAACATCTACTGGAGCCCGGCCTCCGGTGCGTGGTCCGTGAAGAACGGCCCGGTCTTCGACGCCTGGGCGTCGGCGGGCTACGAGAACGGCCGCCTCGGCTTCCCGATCTCCGACCAGTTCGACATCGCCGGCGGCGTGCAGCAGAACTTCCAGCACGGCGTCATCACCGTCAAGGGCGGTAAGGCCGTAATCGGCTGA
- a CDS encoding DUF732 domain-containing protein has translation MSHFSRTRSALARTVAVGALSLVAGGLLVACGDDDSSAKGSPTTTSAASTTTSPKAAAKSGASQASEAPAATSDQSDAQAEQPQAVPSGFPGPTEVPVSPRAQSYLDGLKKEGITPVADGVIAISTADYICAAKEQGSSQQEITTFVTAAVGSEASAAGQELTAEQAGKNAEVYIRVAQAEYCK, from the coding sequence ATGTCGCACTTCTCCCGTACCCGTTCCGCTCTGGCTCGCACGGTCGCCGTGGGCGCGTTGAGCCTCGTGGCCGGTGGCCTGCTCGTCGCCTGCGGCGACGACGATTCCTCCGCGAAGGGTAGCCCGACGACGACATCCGCCGCGTCCACCACGACGAGCCCGAAGGCGGCCGCCAAGAGCGGTGCGTCGCAGGCGTCGGAGGCTCCCGCGGCCACCAGCGACCAGTCCGACGCTCAGGCCGAGCAGCCACAGGCGGTCCCGAGCGGCTTCCCCGGCCCCACCGAGGTCCCGGTCTCGCCGCGCGCGCAGTCCTACCTGGACGGGCTGAAGAAGGAGGGCATCACGCCCGTCGCCGACGGCGTCATCGCCATCTCCACGGCCGACTACATCTGCGCCGCAAAGGAGCAGGGCAGCTCGCAGCAGGAGATCACCACGTTCGTCACCGCAGCCGTCGGCAGCGAGGCGAGCGCGGCGGGCCAGGAGCTGACCGCGGAGCAGGCCGGGAAGAACGCCGAGGTCTACATCCGTGTCGCGCAGGCCGAGTACTGCAAGTAG
- a CDS encoding LLM class F420-dependent oxidoreductase, with product MSSTDGSGVSSGVQAPRKFRFAAGGEGNAEEGGARRFVKLAQKAEELGYDSFMIPDHLGNQVGPIAALGALAIATDKIRLGTAVLANGFRHPAVLAKDAATIDVLSGGRLELGIGAGWMKEEFDKGGIEYERPGVRIAKLEESLQILDTLLRGQECNFEGEFYKISGLKGSPRPRQGPRPPIAVGGGGPKMLALAAKYADIISVATPTSSDGRLKLSGITMEQTIARVERIREAAGDRFDDIELNWTITAIMVTDDREQAAEMALAAIDQGFPPNIEADVTLSVEEILNSPYLAIGTYQEIADQIRNVREKTSMSYVGVFPTQLEAFAPVIPLLRGE from the coding sequence ATGAGTTCCACCGACGGCTCGGGCGTCAGCTCTGGCGTCCAGGCGCCGCGTAAGTTCCGGTTCGCGGCCGGTGGCGAGGGTAACGCCGAGGAGGGCGGTGCCCGTCGATTCGTCAAGCTCGCACAGAAGGCCGAGGAACTCGGCTACGACAGCTTCATGATTCCCGATCACCTGGGCAACCAGGTCGGGCCCATCGCGGCGCTCGGCGCACTCGCGATCGCGACCGACAAGATCCGCCTGGGTACGGCCGTGCTCGCGAACGGATTCCGGCACCCCGCAGTCCTCGCGAAGGACGCCGCGACCATCGACGTCCTGTCGGGCGGCCGGCTCGAACTGGGCATCGGCGCAGGCTGGATGAAGGAAGAGTTCGACAAGGGCGGCATCGAGTACGAGCGACCCGGTGTCCGAATTGCGAAGCTCGAGGAGTCGCTCCAGATCCTGGACACGCTGCTGCGTGGCCAGGAGTGCAACTTCGAGGGCGAGTTCTACAAGATCAGCGGCCTCAAGGGCAGCCCCCGCCCGCGGCAGGGGCCTCGCCCGCCGATCGCGGTCGGCGGCGGCGGTCCCAAGATGCTCGCGCTGGCGGCCAAGTACGCCGACATCATCTCGGTGGCCACCCCGACCAGCTCCGACGGCCGGCTGAAGCTGTCTGGCATCACGATGGAGCAGACGATCGCGCGCGTCGAGCGGATCCGCGAGGCCGCGGGCGATCGCTTCGACGACATCGAGCTCAACTGGACCATCACGGCGATCATGGTCACCGACGACCGTGAGCAGGCAGCTGAGATGGCGCTGGCCGCAATCGACCAGGGCTTCCCGCCGAACATCGAGGCGGACGTCACACTGTCGGTCGAGGAGATCTTGAACTCGCCGTACCTGGCAATCGGCACCTACCAGGAGATTGCCGACCAGATCCGTAACGTACGGGAGAAGACGTCGATGTCATATGTGGGCGTATTCCCGACTCAGCTGGAAGCTTTCGCGCCGGTGATCCCGTTGCTCCGAGGCGAGTGA
- a CDS encoding cutinase family protein, protein MSVSSRGTRKSGNNRGRRRFGIVAVVAAVLVLLLVLLAIWYVLAGRVPTPAPPTPPGPTPPSAQPADCPDVQVISVPGTWESSAADDPHNPTANPASLMLNVTRPLQQSFSPQRADVYTVPYVAQFSNPIALPPDGQESYNNSRAAGTAATIDVIERRHAECPLTTYLLTGFSQGAVIAGDVAARIGAGDGPVSPDLVLGVGLIADGRRDPVAAPTVGPSVAGVGAELSLAGLKIPGITMTGARPGGFGALGDRAVQICAPTDGICDAPADALKVGNWLSSASRLTEYYNNPVHAQYNSFVVDGNGTTATQWITNWATEKVDSAPSPAHE, encoded by the coding sequence ATGAGTGTGAGCAGCCGCGGAACGCGGAAGTCCGGAAACAACCGGGGGCGTAGGCGCTTCGGGATCGTCGCTGTCGTGGCGGCGGTCCTGGTGCTGCTCCTGGTCCTGCTGGCGATCTGGTACGTCCTGGCGGGGCGGGTGCCCACGCCGGCGCCCCCGACGCCGCCGGGGCCGACGCCGCCGAGTGCACAGCCGGCGGACTGCCCGGACGTCCAGGTCATCTCGGTGCCCGGGACGTGGGAGTCCAGCGCCGCCGACGACCCGCACAACCCGACGGCGAACCCGGCGTCGCTCATGCTCAATGTCACACGGCCTCTGCAGCAGTCGTTCTCGCCTCAGCGGGCCGACGTCTACACGGTTCCGTACGTGGCGCAGTTCTCCAATCCGATCGCGCTTCCGCCGGACGGTCAGGAGTCGTACAACAACTCCCGCGCCGCCGGGACCGCGGCGACGATCGACGTCATCGAGCGGCGGCACGCCGAGTGCCCGCTGACGACGTACCTGCTGACCGGTTTCTCACAGGGTGCGGTCATCGCGGGTGACGTCGCGGCGCGCATCGGCGCCGGCGACGGCCCGGTGTCGCCGGATCTGGTGTTGGGCGTGGGTCTGATCGCCGACGGCCGGCGGGATCCGGTGGCAGCGCCGACCGTCGGTCCGTCGGTAGCCGGCGTCGGCGCCGAGCTGTCCCTTGCGGGACTGAAGATTCCGGGCATCACCATGACCGGTGCACGCCCCGGAGGGTTCGGGGCACTCGGCGATCGGGCGGTGCAGATCTGCGCACCCACCGACGGCATTTGCGACGCCCCCGCGGACGCGCTCAAGGTCGGGAACTGGCTCAGCAGCGCGTCCCGGCTCACCGAGTACTACAACAATCCGGTTCACGCGCAATACAACTCGTTCGTCGTCGACGGAAACGGGACAACCGCGACCCAGTGGATCACGAACTGGGCCACGGAGAAGGTCGATTCGGCGCCCTCACCGGCGCACGAGTAG